Proteins from one Macadamia integrifolia cultivar HAES 741 unplaced genomic scaffold, SCU_Mint_v3 scaffold2464, whole genome shotgun sequence genomic window:
- the LOC122066561 gene encoding uncharacterized protein LOC122066561 isoform X5 has protein sequence MMRRRERTLRELYGVTDLLTQPEITPVLKGSCRIQGPVDEADLDIQTNTVSYQTEKRFGRHFLSENIRMKVESGTCNVCSAPCSSCMHFNRAVSFMASKTEDEFSDETCRGKAASRCSFNDAGILPSFKSRSCNDQQPTASETSNLLSASSSHDSFSENAESKMALRTFDASEDFEMLPKYPSDGMNGQDQPISKTVSGQRTIISADSHTASNLDQGTFSNQYQEHKGFDCNGDNVSCVSGANDADVPNGHHIVDMDRKNVSCSSASVCSFHPGGGEKKVDVHTAGGLNDFPSEMEESHSNSRRPGILFKELQKNSPVIAATLVFPNKTDSSEFPSSKDVCASNCSPKLQTPYSPSHGGKAVFCNADTKDLEDNSCSHLRGEPSESLTEHAESSLDRVVMSGDITGQETTAFNSADVHSKLEKSKPSLVRSASSASVKVHPCLEAEGATDCGDPETEAVKCSEQNGQDEKSRASHQVADTHGPSAQSQPLDESDGSDILEDDVKVCDICGDAGREEMLAFCSRCSDGAEHIYCMRMRLDKVPEGDWLCEECKLKEDAEIAEQDKLETASGTSKSSCLNGKDHSGVTGAVSSKLLPKLDVKEAKLDVKETDAEGTKISSSHLLPAKRQSDNNEIASAAKRQALEISVGSPTASSPGRKSVLSRESSFKNLDKGKIKPSQLIPLSGNHTANNSQDTADSPTTSSQKSSRIQSRLQLPQGALLKSKSFSTSSAKPKVKLMQDDVPPKQKLAEVAANDSKKDGIVKTLSKSMSFKTTLTGRSNATEAKVKMLPSNFNRTEDMRGIKQAKEHNLVERRSSFKLDRPLGCSPTALSSVHNAKADKKTPSRAETMPSHSSASNYRDSKAVQPDGKLNASMKTLSLHGNRGAESPHALAGSSEGKKQTSSSSSVLGAPSFNGRGTSVELKPRQVIPKEEPLSCSTWNGDKSGSKPDAIMQDGLHLSRESTNQEVRARELPVSRSKPVGGQKVRCNKCKEIGHTAQFCPLGSPRVSVLEASPRSSRELMSRSNKLKEAVEAAVLKKPGLYKKNKLHDQSDELSMSSADLSSKAVPRDQLSTSSCLRNLNSGEGKHDGPEIMGSPSADSSKTTSANDVKQHLVPPKEELHISKAAALDAATTSVGNKMMPFIRESHGLASAGVAPSQFSAIPEHDYIWHGGFEVQRSGMLSEICDGIQAHLSTRASPKVIEVVNKFPSEVQMEEVPRLSTWPVQFQEHPATEDNIALYFFAKDLESYERSYKSLLNNMIKNDLALKGNLDGIELLVFPSSQLAEKSQRWNMLFFLWGVFKGKRVSCLKRLPGCEKKLSQASSDVVPVDQDSSDHIMPISQINCLSGQMDEFLSSHNRSSGAQEAKSTLSLELPFSGVDLNCEAKVCSPEQESLVLKKDYDEHDSGLSTTPMSRVQSEVQFTEVKRNGSLLVEQIDLERKPEVEVEPVQLNRQNGSFKKCKMVPTGPNKWDSSIDGQDTLSPSKTLPINTPLAQGVGARNMGNEKIQDGINNCSGDQVRVQNEVKYVGIVDLETACEEKTLRDPVEKEGNSWESINRKRPYSDYAQMVSPASGEISTARNLAIPWEKNTDCIVVGEDSDNKKMKQCSREPFVGSNSKDQSSSGDSFASHMHGLNPNLPVKEQRCGGAYEEVVMMPENLIATEKHFFPMNFGPVPDEGRLGSEVPNLELALGRPKQGRLALFGQTICEKNNDRLLEPLTKKKEDDENGDTAASLALSLAFPVSEKDQIVRPVSRTEQLLPERHQLNTSWLLFGSFPDT, from the exons ATGATGAGACGCAGGGAACGGACCCTGAGAGAGCTTTACGGTGTCACTGATTTGCTTACGCAACCGGAG ATCACGCCAGTCCTAAAAGGGAGTTGCCGCATACAAGGACCTGTGGATGAAGCGGACCTTGACATTCAGACGAATACG GTATCATATCAAACTGAGAAAAGATTTGGTAGGCATTTTCTGAGTGAGAACATACGAATGAAGGTTGAATCTGGGACATGTAATGTGTGCTCAGCGCCCTGCTCATCATGTATGCATTTTAACCGAGCTGTCTCCTTCATGGCATCAAAAACTGAGGATGAGTTTTCAGATGAAACATGTCGAGGAAAGGCAGCTAGTCGTTGTTCTTTTAATGATGCCGGTATTCTACCTTCTTTTAAGAGCAGATCATGCAATGACCAGCAACCTACAGCCAGTGAAACTAGTAACTTGCTCTCTGCCAGTTCAAGTCATGATTCATTTTCTGAAAATGCTGAAAGTAAAATGGCTTTGAGAACATTTGATGCATCTGAAGATTTTGAGATGCTTCCAAAATACCCGTCAGATGGAATGAATGGTCAAGATCAGCCTATTTCCAAAACTGTTTCTGGTCAGAGAACTATAATTTCAGCTGACAGTCATACTGCATCTAATTTAGATCAGGGAACTTTCTCAAATCAGTATCAGGAGCACAAAGGTTTCGACTGCAATGGCGATAATGTTTCATGTGTTAGTGGAGCTAATGATGCAGATGTGCCAAATGGTCATCACATTGTGGACATGGACAGAAAGAATGTATCATGTAGTTCAGCTTCAGTTTGTAGCTTTCATCCGGGAGGTGGAGAAAAGAAGGTTGATGTTCACACTGCAGGTGGTCTCAATGATTTTCCTAGTGAAATGGAAGAGAGCCACAGTAACTCTAGGAGACCAGGTATACTCTTCAAAGAATTACAAAAGAACAGTCCTGTCATTGCAGCTACTCTGGTTTTTCCTAATAAAACAGATTCATCAGAGTTTCCTTCCTCAAAAGATGTCTGCGCTAGCAATTGTTCACCAAAACTACAGACTCCATATTCTCCTTCTCATGGTGGTAAGGCAGTCTTTTGTAATGCAGATACCAAGGATCTAGAAGATAACTCCTGTTCACACCTCCGAGGAGAACCTTCTGAGTCTTTGACGGAACATGCAGAGTCGTCATTGGATAGAGTGGTAATGAGTGGTGATATTACTGGCCAGGAAACAACTGCATTTAACTCTGCTGACGTTCATTCGAAATTGGAAAAGAGCAAACCTAGCCTTGTCAGAAGTGCTTCTTCAGCTTCAGTGAAGGTCCATCCATGCTTGGAAGCCGAGGGTGCTACTGATTGTGGGGATCCAGAAACTGAAGCTGTGAAATGCTCAGAACAAAATGGGCAAGATGAGAAGTCCCGTGCCTCACATCAGGTAGCTGATACACATGGCCCATCAGCTCAGTCTCAGCCCCTTGATGAGAGTGATGGATCTGATATTTTGGAGGATGAT GTAAAAGTCTGTGATATCTGTGGGGATGCAGGTCGTGAGGAAATGCTTGCTTTTTGTAGTAGGTGCAGTGATGGGGCGGAACACAT TTATTGCATGCGGATGAGGCTGGATAAAGTTCCAGAAGGTGATTGGCTATGTGAAGAATGCAAGCTCAAAGAGGACGCTGAAATAGCAGAACAGGATAAGTTGGAAACAGCATCTGGTACCTCAAAATCGTCATGCTTGAATGGAAAAGATCACTCTGGAGTTACAG GTGCAGTCAGTTCTAAGCTTCTTCCAAAATTGGATGTCAAAGAAGCAAAGTTGGATGTCAAAGAAACAGATGCTGAGGGAACCAAAATTAGCTCAAGTCACCTTCTGCCTGCTAAGCGTCAATCAGACAATAATGAAATTGCTTCAGCTGCAAAAAGGCAGGCTCTTGAAATAAGTGTTGGATCACCAACAGCCTCCAGCCCTGGAAGAAAATCTGTTCTGTCTCGAGAGAGTTCATTCAAGAATTTGGATAAAGGAAAGATTAAGCCATCCCAGCTAATCCCTTTGTCTGGTAACCATACTGCTAATAATTCTCAGGATACTGCGGACTCTCCTACAACATCCAGTCAGAAATCTTCAAGGATCCAATCAAGACTTCAGTTGCCTCAGG GAGCTCTGTTAAAGTCAAAATCATTCAGCACTTCAAGTGCAAAACCAAAAGTAAAGTTGATGCAGGATGATGTCCCTCCAAAGCAAAAACTGGCCGAGGTTGCTGCAAATGACTCAAAAAAGGATGGAATTGTCAAAACACTGAGCAAATCTATGTCCTTCAAGACTACTTTAACCGGCCGCTCAAATGCAACTGAAGCAAAAGTCAAAATGCTTCCTTCCAATTTCAACCGAACCGAGGATATGAGAGGAATTAAACAAGCAAAAGAACATAATTTGGTTGAAAGGAGGAGTTCATTTAAGTTGGATCGCCCTCTTGGCTGTTCACCAACTGCTCTTTCCAGTGTGCATAATGCAAAGGCTGATAAAAAGACTCCATCTCGTGCTGAAACTATGCCATCGCATTCCTCTGCCAGCAACTACCGTGATTCAAAGGCTGTTCAACCTGATGGAAAGTTGAATGCTTCCATGAAAACATTGAGTCTTCATGGAAATAGAGGAGCAGAGTCTCCACATGCTTTGG CTGGATCTAGTGAAGGCAAGAAGCAGACCTCATCTTCATCCAGTGTGCTTGGTGCTCCATCTTTTAATGGAAGGGGAACTTCTGTTGAACTAAAGCCAAGACAAGTTATCCCCAAGGAAGAACCTTTGTCATGTTCTACCTGGAATGGTGATAAATCTGGCAGCAAACCTGATGCAATTATGCAAGATGGCTTGCATCTATCTCGGGAGTCTACAAACCAGGAAGTAAGAGCTAGGGAGCTTCCTGTCAGTCGCTCAAAGCCAGTTGGTGGTCAAAAAGTACGGTGTAACAAATGTAAAGAAATAGGCCACACAGCACAGTTTTGCCCCCTTGGCAGCCCTCGGGTTTCTGTTCTGGAAGCTTCTCCAAGAAGTTCAAGGGAGCTGATGAGTAGAAGTAATAAACTGAAAGAGGCTGTTGAAGCTGCTGTATTGAAAAAACCTGGATTATACAAAAAGAACAAATTGCATGATCAATCTGATGAGTTATCCATGTCAAGTGCTGACTTGAGCAGCAAAGCAGTTCCTAGAGACCAGTTATCTACTTCAAGCTGCTTGAGGAATTTGAACTCTGGAGAAGGTAAACATGATGGGCCAGAGATTATGGGGAGCCCTTCTGCTGACTCAAGTAAAACCACTAGCGCCAATGATGTGAAGCAGCATTTAGTACCCCCAAAGGAGGAATTACACATTTCCAAAGCAGCAGCTCTGGATGCTGCCACTACTTCGGTTGGGAATAAAATGATGCCCTTCATTAGAGAGTCACATGGTCTAGCTTCTGCAGGGGTTGCTCCATCACAGTTTTCAGCTATTCCAGAGCACGATTACATATGGCA TGGTGGTTTTGAGGTGCAGAGGAGTGGGATGCTTTCGGAAATCTGTGATGGGATTCAAGCACATTTATCAACTCGAGCATCTCCCAAAGTTATTGAGGTAGTGAACAAGTTTCCTTCTGAAGTCCAGATGGAAGAGGTACCTCGTCTGAGTACATGGCCAGTACAATTTCAGGAACACCCTGCCACAGAGGATAACATTGCTCTTTACTTCTTTGCCAAAGATCTTGAGAG CTATGAGAGGAGCTACAAGAGCTTGCTGAATAATATGATTAAGAATGATCTAGCTCTCAAAGGAAACTTGGATGGCATTGAACTTCTGGTTTTCCCTTCAAGCCAGCTAGCAGAGAAATCCCAAC GTTGGAACATGTTATTTTTCTTATGGGGTGTTTTTAAGGGAAAGAGGGTCAGTTGCCTGAAGCGCTTACCTGGCTGTGAAAAGAAGCTTTCTCAAGCCAGTTCAGATGTCGTTCCTGTAGATCAAGATTCATCAGATCATATCATGCCTATATCTCAGATAAATTGTTTGTCTGGTCAAATGGATGAGTTTTTATCCTCACACAACCGATCATCTGGTGCACAAGAAGCCAAATCCACTCTCTCTTTGGAATTACCATTTTCTGGAGTGGATTTGAACTGTGAGGCGAAAGTATGTTCTCCTGAGCAGGAGTCTTTagttttgaagaaagattatgaTGAGCACGACAGTGGTCTCAGCACCACTCCAATGTCAAGGGTTCAAAGTGAAGTCCAATTCACTGAAGTGAAAAGAAATGGCTCGCTACTG GTAGAGCAAATAGATCTAGAAAGAAAACCAGAGGTAGAGGTTGAACCAGTACAATTAAATAGACAGAATGGCTCCttcaaaaaatgtaaaatggTGCCTACAGGCCCTAACAAGTGGGATAGTTCAATTGATGGACAAGATACTCTCTCTCCATCAAAGACGCTTCCCATCAATACACCTTTGGCTCAAGGTGTTGGTGCCAGGAACATGGGCAATGAGAAAATCCAGGATGGAATAAATAATTGCAGTGGAGATCAAGTGCGAGTTCAGAATGAAGTGAAGTATGTGGGAATAGTGGACTTGGAAACTGCTTGCGAGGAAAAGACACTGAGGGACCCAGTGGAGAAGGAAGGCAATAGTTGGGAGTCCATTAACAGGAAACGGCCTTATTCAGACTATGCACAGATGGTCTCACCAGCTTCTGGTGAAATCTCAACTGCCAGAAATCTAGCAATTCCATGGGAAAAAAATACGGATTGTATAGTGGTTGGTGAAGACAGTGATAATAAGAAGATGAAGCAGTGTTCCAGAGAACCATTTGTTGGTAGCAATTCTAAGGATCAAAGTTCTTCAGGTGATAGTTTTGCATCCCATATGCATGGGTTAAATCCCAATTTACCTGTCAAGGAGCAGAGATGCGGTGGAGCCTATGAGGAGGTTGTGATGATGCCTGAGAACCTAATAGCTACcgaaaaacatttttttcccaTGAATTTTGGTCCTGTACCAGACGAGGGTCGACTTGGGTCAGAAGTCCCTAATCTTGAGCTTGCTTTAGGGCGGCCAAAACAGGGAAGACTGGCTCTGTTTGGGCAGACAATCTGTGAGAAAAATAATGACAGGCTTCTAGAACCActgacaaaaaagaaagaagatgacgaaAATGGGGACACTGCAGCTTCTCTTGCACTTTCTCTTGCTTTCCCCGTCTCTGAAAAGGATCAGATTGTGAGACCTGTTTCTAGGACAGAACAGCTTTTGCCTGAAAGGCACCAACTGAACACTTCGTGGCTTCTCTTTGGTAGCTTTCCTGATACTTAG
- the LOC122066561 gene encoding uncharacterized protein LOC122066561 isoform X6: protein MMRRRERTLRELYGVTDLLTQPEITPVLKGSCRIQGPVDEADLDIQTNTVSYQTEKRFGRHFLSENIRMKVESGTCNVCSAPCSSCMHFNRAVSFMASKTEDEFSDETCRGKAASRCSFNDAGILPSFKSRSCNDQQPTASETSNLLSASSSHDSFSENAESKMALRTFDASEDFEMLPKYPSDGMNGQDQPISKTVSGQRTIISADSHTASNLDQGTFSNQYQEHKGFDCNGDNVSCVSGANDADVPNGHHIVDMDRKNVSCSSASVCSFHPGGGEKKVDVHTAGGLNDFPSEMEESHSNSRRPVFCNADTKDLEDNSCSHLRGEPSESLTEHAESSLDRVVMSGDITGQETTAFNSADVHSKLEKSKPSLVRSASSASVKVHPCLEAEGATDCGDPETEAVKCSEQNGQDEKSRASHQVADTHGPSAQSQPLDESDGSDILEDDVKVCDICGDAGREEMLAFCSRCSDGAEHIYCMRMRLDKVPEGDWLCEECKLKEDAEIAEQDKLETASGTSKSSCLNGKDHSGVTGAVTSKLLPKLDVTTGAVSSKLLPKLDVKEAKLDVKETDAEGTKISSSHLLPAKRQSDNNEIASAAKRQALEISVGSPTASSPGRKSVLSRESSFKNLDKGKIKPSQLIPLSGNHTANNSQDTADSPTTSSQKSSRIQSRLQLPQGALLKSKSFSTSSAKPKVKLMQDDVPPKQKLAEVAANDSKKDGIVKTLSKSMSFKTTLTGRSNATEAKVKMLPSNFNRTEDMRGIKQAKEHNLVERRSSFKLDRPLGCSPTALSSVHNAKADKKTPSRAETMPSHSSASNYRDSKAVQPDGKLNASMKTLSLHGNRGAESPHALAGSSEGKKQTSSSSSVLGAPSFNGRGTSVELKPRQVIPKEEPLSCSTWNGDKSGSKPDAIMQDGLHLSRESTNQEVRARELPVSRSKPVGGQKVRCNKCKEIGHTAQFCPLGSPRVSVLEASPRSSRELMSRSNKLKEAVEAAVLKKPGLYKKNKLHDQSDELSMSSADLSSKAVPRDQLSTSSCLRNLNSGEGKHDGPEIMGSPSADSSKTTSANDVKQHLVPPKEELHISKAAALDAATTSVGNKMMPFIRESHGLASAGVAPSQFSAIPEHDYIWHGGFEVQRSGMLSEICDGIQAHLSTRASPKVIEVVNKFPSEVQMEEVPRLSTWPVQFQEHPATEDNIALYFFAKDLESYERSYKSLLNNMIKNDLALKGNLDGIELLVFPSSQLAEKSQRWNMLFFLWGVFKGKRVSCLKRLPGCEKKLSQASSDVVPVDQDSSDHIMPISQINCLSGQMDEFLSSHNRSSGAQEAKSTLSLELPFSGVDLNCEAKVCSPEQESLVLKKDYDEHDSGLSTTPMSRVQSEVQFTEVKRNGSLLVEQIDLERKPEVEVEPVQLNRQNGSFKKCKMVPTGPNKWDSSIDGQDTLSPSKTLPINTPLAQGVGARNMGNEKIQDGINNCSGDQVRVQNEVKYVGIVDLETACEEKTLRDPVEKEGNSWESINRKRPYSDYAQMVSPASGEISTARNLAIPWEKNTDCIVVGEDSDNKKMKQCSREPFVGSNSKDQSSSGDSFASHMHGLNPNLPVKEQRCGGAYEEVVMMPENLIATEKHFFPMNFGPVPDEGRLGSEVPNLELALGRPKQGRLALFGQTICEKNNDRLLEPLTKKKEDDENGDTAASLALSLAFPVSEKDQIVRPVSRTEQLLPERHQLNTSWLLFGSFPDT, encoded by the exons ATGATGAGACGCAGGGAACGGACCCTGAGAGAGCTTTACGGTGTCACTGATTTGCTTACGCAACCGGAG ATCACGCCAGTCCTAAAAGGGAGTTGCCGCATACAAGGACCTGTGGATGAAGCGGACCTTGACATTCAGACGAATACG GTATCATATCAAACTGAGAAAAGATTTGGTAGGCATTTTCTGAGTGAGAACATACGAATGAAGGTTGAATCTGGGACATGTAATGTGTGCTCAGCGCCCTGCTCATCATGTATGCATTTTAACCGAGCTGTCTCCTTCATGGCATCAAAAACTGAGGATGAGTTTTCAGATGAAACATGTCGAGGAAAGGCAGCTAGTCGTTGTTCTTTTAATGATGCCGGTATTCTACCTTCTTTTAAGAGCAGATCATGCAATGACCAGCAACCTACAGCCAGTGAAACTAGTAACTTGCTCTCTGCCAGTTCAAGTCATGATTCATTTTCTGAAAATGCTGAAAGTAAAATGGCTTTGAGAACATTTGATGCATCTGAAGATTTTGAGATGCTTCCAAAATACCCGTCAGATGGAATGAATGGTCAAGATCAGCCTATTTCCAAAACTGTTTCTGGTCAGAGAACTATAATTTCAGCTGACAGTCATACTGCATCTAATTTAGATCAGGGAACTTTCTCAAATCAGTATCAGGAGCACAAAGGTTTCGACTGCAATGGCGATAATGTTTCATGTGTTAGTGGAGCTAATGATGCAGATGTGCCAAATGGTCATCACATTGTGGACATGGACAGAAAGAATGTATCATGTAGTTCAGCTTCAGTTTGTAGCTTTCATCCGGGAGGTGGAGAAAAGAAGGTTGATGTTCACACTGCAGGTGGTCTCAATGATTTTCCTAGTGAAATGGAAGAGAGCCACAGTAACTCTAGGAGACCAG TCTTTTGTAATGCAGATACCAAGGATCTAGAAGATAACTCCTGTTCACACCTCCGAGGAGAACCTTCTGAGTCTTTGACGGAACATGCAGAGTCGTCATTGGATAGAGTGGTAATGAGTGGTGATATTACTGGCCAGGAAACAACTGCATTTAACTCTGCTGACGTTCATTCGAAATTGGAAAAGAGCAAACCTAGCCTTGTCAGAAGTGCTTCTTCAGCTTCAGTGAAGGTCCATCCATGCTTGGAAGCCGAGGGTGCTACTGATTGTGGGGATCCAGAAACTGAAGCTGTGAAATGCTCAGAACAAAATGGGCAAGATGAGAAGTCCCGTGCCTCACATCAGGTAGCTGATACACATGGCCCATCAGCTCAGTCTCAGCCCCTTGATGAGAGTGATGGATCTGATATTTTGGAGGATGAT GTAAAAGTCTGTGATATCTGTGGGGATGCAGGTCGTGAGGAAATGCTTGCTTTTTGTAGTAGGTGCAGTGATGGGGCGGAACACAT TTATTGCATGCGGATGAGGCTGGATAAAGTTCCAGAAGGTGATTGGCTATGTGAAGAATGCAAGCTCAAAGAGGACGCTGAAATAGCAGAACAGGATAAGTTGGAAACAGCATCTGGTACCTCAAAATCGTCATGCTTGAATGGAAAAGATCACTCTGGAGTTACAGGTGCAGTCACCTCTAAGCTTCTTCCAAAATTAGATGTCACTACAGGTGCAGTCAGTTCTAAGCTTCTTCCAAAATTGGATGTCAAAGAAGCAAAGTTGGATGTCAAAGAAACAGATGCTGAGGGAACCAAAATTAGCTCAAGTCACCTTCTGCCTGCTAAGCGTCAATCAGACAATAATGAAATTGCTTCAGCTGCAAAAAGGCAGGCTCTTGAAATAAGTGTTGGATCACCAACAGCCTCCAGCCCTGGAAGAAAATCTGTTCTGTCTCGAGAGAGTTCATTCAAGAATTTGGATAAAGGAAAGATTAAGCCATCCCAGCTAATCCCTTTGTCTGGTAACCATACTGCTAATAATTCTCAGGATACTGCGGACTCTCCTACAACATCCAGTCAGAAATCTTCAAGGATCCAATCAAGACTTCAGTTGCCTCAGG GAGCTCTGTTAAAGTCAAAATCATTCAGCACTTCAAGTGCAAAACCAAAAGTAAAGTTGATGCAGGATGATGTCCCTCCAAAGCAAAAACTGGCCGAGGTTGCTGCAAATGACTCAAAAAAGGATGGAATTGTCAAAACACTGAGCAAATCTATGTCCTTCAAGACTACTTTAACCGGCCGCTCAAATGCAACTGAAGCAAAAGTCAAAATGCTTCCTTCCAATTTCAACCGAACCGAGGATATGAGAGGAATTAAACAAGCAAAAGAACATAATTTGGTTGAAAGGAGGAGTTCATTTAAGTTGGATCGCCCTCTTGGCTGTTCACCAACTGCTCTTTCCAGTGTGCATAATGCAAAGGCTGATAAAAAGACTCCATCTCGTGCTGAAACTATGCCATCGCATTCCTCTGCCAGCAACTACCGTGATTCAAAGGCTGTTCAACCTGATGGAAAGTTGAATGCTTCCATGAAAACATTGAGTCTTCATGGAAATAGAGGAGCAGAGTCTCCACATGCTTTGG CTGGATCTAGTGAAGGCAAGAAGCAGACCTCATCTTCATCCAGTGTGCTTGGTGCTCCATCTTTTAATGGAAGGGGAACTTCTGTTGAACTAAAGCCAAGACAAGTTATCCCCAAGGAAGAACCTTTGTCATGTTCTACCTGGAATGGTGATAAATCTGGCAGCAAACCTGATGCAATTATGCAAGATGGCTTGCATCTATCTCGGGAGTCTACAAACCAGGAAGTAAGAGCTAGGGAGCTTCCTGTCAGTCGCTCAAAGCCAGTTGGTGGTCAAAAAGTACGGTGTAACAAATGTAAAGAAATAGGCCACACAGCACAGTTTTGCCCCCTTGGCAGCCCTCGGGTTTCTGTTCTGGAAGCTTCTCCAAGAAGTTCAAGGGAGCTGATGAGTAGAAGTAATAAACTGAAAGAGGCTGTTGAAGCTGCTGTATTGAAAAAACCTGGATTATACAAAAAGAACAAATTGCATGATCAATCTGATGAGTTATCCATGTCAAGTGCTGACTTGAGCAGCAAAGCAGTTCCTAGAGACCAGTTATCTACTTCAAGCTGCTTGAGGAATTTGAACTCTGGAGAAGGTAAACATGATGGGCCAGAGATTATGGGGAGCCCTTCTGCTGACTCAAGTAAAACCACTAGCGCCAATGATGTGAAGCAGCATTTAGTACCCCCAAAGGAGGAATTACACATTTCCAAAGCAGCAGCTCTGGATGCTGCCACTACTTCGGTTGGGAATAAAATGATGCCCTTCATTAGAGAGTCACATGGTCTAGCTTCTGCAGGGGTTGCTCCATCACAGTTTTCAGCTATTCCAGAGCACGATTACATATGGCA TGGTGGTTTTGAGGTGCAGAGGAGTGGGATGCTTTCGGAAATCTGTGATGGGATTCAAGCACATTTATCAACTCGAGCATCTCCCAAAGTTATTGAGGTAGTGAACAAGTTTCCTTCTGAAGTCCAGATGGAAGAGGTACCTCGTCTGAGTACATGGCCAGTACAATTTCAGGAACACCCTGCCACAGAGGATAACATTGCTCTTTACTTCTTTGCCAAAGATCTTGAGAG CTATGAGAGGAGCTACAAGAGCTTGCTGAATAATATGATTAAGAATGATCTAGCTCTCAAAGGAAACTTGGATGGCATTGAACTTCTGGTTTTCCCTTCAAGCCAGCTAGCAGAGAAATCCCAAC GTTGGAACATGTTATTTTTCTTATGGGGTGTTTTTAAGGGAAAGAGGGTCAGTTGCCTGAAGCGCTTACCTGGCTGTGAAAAGAAGCTTTCTCAAGCCAGTTCAGATGTCGTTCCTGTAGATCAAGATTCATCAGATCATATCATGCCTATATCTCAGATAAATTGTTTGTCTGGTCAAATGGATGAGTTTTTATCCTCACACAACCGATCATCTGGTGCACAAGAAGCCAAATCCACTCTCTCTTTGGAATTACCATTTTCTGGAGTGGATTTGAACTGTGAGGCGAAAGTATGTTCTCCTGAGCAGGAGTCTTTagttttgaagaaagattatgaTGAGCACGACAGTGGTCTCAGCACCACTCCAATGTCAAGGGTTCAAAGTGAAGTCCAATTCACTGAAGTGAAAAGAAATGGCTCGCTACTG GTAGAGCAAATAGATCTAGAAAGAAAACCAGAGGTAGAGGTTGAACCAGTACAATTAAATAGACAGAATGGCTCCttcaaaaaatgtaaaatggTGCCTACAGGCCCTAACAAGTGGGATAGTTCAATTGATGGACAAGATACTCTCTCTCCATCAAAGACGCTTCCCATCAATACACCTTTGGCTCAAGGTGTTGGTGCCAGGAACATGGGCAATGAGAAAATCCAGGATGGAATAAATAATTGCAGTGGAGATCAAGTGCGAGTTCAGAATGAAGTGAAGTATGTGGGAATAGTGGACTTGGAAACTGCTTGCGAGGAAAAGACACTGAGGGACCCAGTGGAGAAGGAAGGCAATAGTTGGGAGTCCATTAACAGGAAACGGCCTTATTCAGACTATGCACAGATGGTCTCACCAGCTTCTGGTGAAATCTCAACTGCCAGAAATCTAGCAATTCCATGGGAAAAAAATACGGATTGTATAGTGGTTGGTGAAGACAGTGATAATAAGAAGATGAAGCAGTGTTCCAGAGAACCATTTGTTGGTAGCAATTCTAAGGATCAAAGTTCTTCAGGTGATAGTTTTGCATCCCATATGCATGGGTTAAATCCCAATTTACCTGTCAAGGAGCAGAGATGCGGTGGAGCCTATGAGGAGGTTGTGATGATGCCTGAGAACCTAATAGCTACcgaaaaacatttttttcccaTGAATTTTGGTCCTGTACCAGACGAGGGTCGACTTGGGTCAGAAGTCCCTAATCTTGAGCTTGCTTTAGGGCGGCCAAAACAGGGAAGACTGGCTCTGTTTGGGCAGACAATCTGTGAGAAAAATAATGACAGGCTTCTAGAACCActgacaaaaaagaaagaagatgacgaaAATGGGGACACTGCAGCTTCTCTTGCACTTTCTCTTGCTTTCCCCGTCTCTGAAAAGGATCAGATTGTGAGACCTGTTTCTAGGACAGAACAGCTTTTGCCTGAAAGGCACCAACTGAACACTTCGTGGCTTCTCTTTGGTAGCTTTCCTGATACTTAG